From Mytilus edulis chromosome 8, xbMytEdul2.2, whole genome shotgun sequence, one genomic window encodes:
- the LOC139485671 gene encoding histidine--tRNA ligase, cytoplasmic-like isoform X3, with the protein MFPICKFHLKVLQKWSNKCSLRHLCQVKDEVAKLLELKAQLGEDPGKGKFVLKCPKGTKDYNPEQMSIREGAFKTIIGCFKRHGAETIDTPVFELRETLKGKYGEDSKLIYDLQDQGGELLSLRYDLTVPFARYLAMNKITNIKRYHIAKVYRRDNPAMTRGRFREFYQCDFDIAGQYDAMIPDAECVKLVVEILTKLELGDFVVKVNHRKLLDGMFAACGVPDDKFRTICSSVDKLDKTFWDDVRSEMIDEKFLDPAAADRIGTYVKLKGGLDLIEALLTDEDLKKQKSAVEGLQDLKLLLKYCDLFGILDKVSFDLSLARGLDYYTGVIYEAVLQGFAHKPSAGSDEESVSVGSVAGGGRYDGLVGMFDPKGRKVPCVGVSIGIERVFSILESRATSSKVKTRTTDTEVFVVSAHNGLLEDRMKLCNELWEADIKTEQSYKKNPKSLSQFQYCESSGIPIAVIIGASELEKNIVKLRIVESREEMEVPREKMVDEIRSTLAKLSQQKTQNNASSS; encoded by the exons ATGTTTCCTATTTGTAAATTCCACCTTAAAGTATTGCAGAAATGGTCCAACAAATGCTCACTACGTCATCTATGCCAG gtGAAAGATGAAGTAGCTAAGCTATTAGAATTAAAGGCACAGTTGGGTGAAGATCCTGGAAAgggaaaatttgtattaaaatgtccgaag GGAACAAAAGATTACAACCCGGAACAGATGTCCATAAGGGAGGGGGCATTCAAGACAATAATTGGTTGTTTCAAGCGTCACGGAGCAGAAACTATAGACACACCTGTATTTGAACTAAGA gAAACACTGAAAGGAAAATATGGAGAAGATTCAAAGTTGATCTATGATTTACAAGATCAGGGTGGTGAATTATTATCTCTAAGATATGATCTAACA GTACCATTTGCAAGATATTTAGCCATGAATAAAATAACCAATATAAAACGATATCACATAGCTAAAGTATACAGACGAGATAATCCTGCCATGACAAGAGGAAGATTTAGGGAATTCTACCAGTGT GATTTTGACATAGCCGGACAGTATGACGCCATGATACCTGACGCAGAATGTGTAAAACTGGTTGtagaaattttaaccaaattagaACTGGGAGATTTTGTTGTGAAG GTTAATCACAGAAAGTTATTAGATGGTATGTTTGCAGCATGTGGAGTACCTGATGATAAATTTAGAACAATTTGTTCCTCTGTAGATAAATTGGATAAG ACATTCTGGGATGATGTCAGATCTGAAATGATAGACGAGAAGTTTTTAGACCCAGCAGCAGCTGACAGAATCGGTACCTATGTTAAATTAAAAGGTGGACTAGATTTAATAGAAGCCTTACTGACTGATGAAGACCTCAAAAAACAGAAATCTGCAGTAGAGGGATTACAAGATCTGAAATTGTTattgaaatattgtgatttatttGGCATTTTAGACAAG gtatcttttgatttaagtttGGCCAGAGGATTAGATTATTATACAGGTGTTATTTATGAAGCTGTTCTACAAG GTTTTGCACACAAACCATCTGCTGGTTCAGATGAGGAGAGTGTGAGTGTAGGTAGTGTAGCTGGTGGAGGACGATATGATGGTCTGGTTGGTATGTTTGATCCCAAAGGAAGGAAGGTACCCTGTGTTGGTGTCAGTATTGGTATTGAAAGGGTTTTCTCAATACTGGAATCAAGAGCAACT TCTTCCAAAGTAAAAACCAGAACGACAGATACAGAAGTGTTTGTTGTATCAGCTCACAATGGTCTACTAGAAGATAGAATGAAACTGTGCAATGAATTATGGGAAGCTGATATAAAG aCTGAACAATCTTATAAGAAGAACCCAAAGTCATTAAGTCAGTTCCAGTATTGTGAGAGTAGTGGTATACCTATAGCTGTTATAATAGGTGCTAGTGAATTAGAGAAGAATATAGTAAAGTTAAGGATAGTGGAATCAAGAGAAGAG ATGGAAGTACCAAGAGAAAAAATGGTAGATGAAATTAGATCAACGTTGGCCAAGTTATCACAACAGAAGACACAGAATAATGCCTCTAGTTCATAA
- the LOC139485671 gene encoding histidine--tRNA ligase, cytoplasmic-like isoform X2, translating to MDVETQREAIEKVKGSGDIHKRVVVTLSGSEVKDEVAKLLELKAQLGEDPGKGKFVLKCPKGTKDYNPEQMSIREGAFKTIIGCFKRHGAETIDTPVFELRETLKGKYGEDSKLIYDLQDQGGELLSLRYDLTVPFARYLAMNKITNIKRYHIAKVYRRDNPAMTRGRFREFYQCDFDIAGQYDAMIPDAECVKLVVEILTKLELGDFVVKVNHRKLLDGMFAACGVPDDKFRTICSSVDKLDKTFWDDVRSEMIDEKFLDPAAADRIGTYVKLKGGLDLIEALLTDEDLKKQKSAVEGLQDLKLLLKYCDLFGILDKVSFDLSLARGLDYYTGVIYEAVLQGFAHKPSAGSDEESVSVGSVAGGGRYDGLVGMFDPKGRKVPCVGVSIGIERVFSILESRATSSKVKTRTTDTEVFVVSAHNGLLEDRMKLCNELWEADIKTEQSYKKNPKSLSQFQYCESSGIPIAVIIGASELEKNIVKLRIVESREEMEVPREKMVDEIRSTLAKLSQQKTQNNASSS from the exons atggatGTTGAAACTCAGCGTGAAGCTATAGAAAAAGTAAAAGGGAGTGGAGATATACATAAACGTGTTGTAGTAACATTGTCAGGTTCAGAG gtGAAAGATGAAGTAGCTAAGCTATTAGAATTAAAGGCACAGTTGGGTGAAGATCCTGGAAAgggaaaatttgtattaaaatgtccgaag GGAACAAAAGATTACAACCCGGAACAGATGTCCATAAGGGAGGGGGCATTCAAGACAATAATTGGTTGTTTCAAGCGTCACGGAGCAGAAACTATAGACACACCTGTATTTGAACTAAGA gAAACACTGAAAGGAAAATATGGAGAAGATTCAAAGTTGATCTATGATTTACAAGATCAGGGTGGTGAATTATTATCTCTAAGATATGATCTAACA GTACCATTTGCAAGATATTTAGCCATGAATAAAATAACCAATATAAAACGATATCACATAGCTAAAGTATACAGACGAGATAATCCTGCCATGACAAGAGGAAGATTTAGGGAATTCTACCAGTGT GATTTTGACATAGCCGGACAGTATGACGCCATGATACCTGACGCAGAATGTGTAAAACTGGTTGtagaaattttaaccaaattagaACTGGGAGATTTTGTTGTGAAG GTTAATCACAGAAAGTTATTAGATGGTATGTTTGCAGCATGTGGAGTACCTGATGATAAATTTAGAACAATTTGTTCCTCTGTAGATAAATTGGATAAG ACATTCTGGGATGATGTCAGATCTGAAATGATAGACGAGAAGTTTTTAGACCCAGCAGCAGCTGACAGAATCGGTACCTATGTTAAATTAAAAGGTGGACTAGATTTAATAGAAGCCTTACTGACTGATGAAGACCTCAAAAAACAGAAATCTGCAGTAGAGGGATTACAAGATCTGAAATTGTTattgaaatattgtgatttatttGGCATTTTAGACAAG gtatcttttgatttaagtttGGCCAGAGGATTAGATTATTATACAGGTGTTATTTATGAAGCTGTTCTACAAG GTTTTGCACACAAACCATCTGCTGGTTCAGATGAGGAGAGTGTGAGTGTAGGTAGTGTAGCTGGTGGAGGACGATATGATGGTCTGGTTGGTATGTTTGATCCCAAAGGAAGGAAGGTACCCTGTGTTGGTGTCAGTATTGGTATTGAAAGGGTTTTCTCAATACTGGAATCAAGAGCAACT TCTTCCAAAGTAAAAACCAGAACGACAGATACAGAAGTGTTTGTTGTATCAGCTCACAATGGTCTACTAGAAGATAGAATGAAACTGTGCAATGAATTATGGGAAGCTGATATAAAG aCTGAACAATCTTATAAGAAGAACCCAAAGTCATTAAGTCAGTTCCAGTATTGTGAGAGTAGTGGTATACCTATAGCTGTTATAATAGGTGCTAGTGAATTAGAGAAGAATATAGTAAAGTTAAGGATAGTGGAATCAAGAGAAGAG ATGGAAGTACCAAGAGAAAAAATGGTAGATGAAATTAGATCAACGTTGGCCAAGTTATCACAACAGAAGACACAGAATAATGCCTCTAGTTCATAA
- the LOC139485671 gene encoding histidine--tRNA ligase, cytoplasmic-like isoform X1, protein MDGDTSREKLQEQIRLQGERVRQLKIDKAEAQQVKDEVAKLLELKAQLGEDPGKGKFVLKCPKGTKDYNPEQMSIREGAFKTIIGCFKRHGAETIDTPVFELRETLKGKYGEDSKLIYDLQDQGGELLSLRYDLTVPFARYLAMNKITNIKRYHIAKVYRRDNPAMTRGRFREFYQCDFDIAGQYDAMIPDAECVKLVVEILTKLELGDFVVKVNHRKLLDGMFAACGVPDDKFRTICSSVDKLDKTFWDDVRSEMIDEKFLDPAAADRIGTYVKLKGGLDLIEALLTDEDLKKQKSAVEGLQDLKLLLKYCDLFGILDKVSFDLSLARGLDYYTGVIYEAVLQGFAHKPSAGSDEESVSVGSVAGGGRYDGLVGMFDPKGRKVPCVGVSIGIERVFSILESRATSSKVKTRTTDTEVFVVSAHNGLLEDRMKLCNELWEADIKTEQSYKKNPKSLSQFQYCESSGIPIAVIIGASELEKNIVKLRIVESREEMEVPREKMVDEIRSTLAKLSQQKTQNNASSS, encoded by the exons gtGAAAGATGAAGTAGCTAAGCTATTAGAATTAAAGGCACAGTTGGGTGAAGATCCTGGAAAgggaaaatttgtattaaaatgtccgaag GGAACAAAAGATTACAACCCGGAACAGATGTCCATAAGGGAGGGGGCATTCAAGACAATAATTGGTTGTTTCAAGCGTCACGGAGCAGAAACTATAGACACACCTGTATTTGAACTAAGA gAAACACTGAAAGGAAAATATGGAGAAGATTCAAAGTTGATCTATGATTTACAAGATCAGGGTGGTGAATTATTATCTCTAAGATATGATCTAACA GTACCATTTGCAAGATATTTAGCCATGAATAAAATAACCAATATAAAACGATATCACATAGCTAAAGTATACAGACGAGATAATCCTGCCATGACAAGAGGAAGATTTAGGGAATTCTACCAGTGT GATTTTGACATAGCCGGACAGTATGACGCCATGATACCTGACGCAGAATGTGTAAAACTGGTTGtagaaattttaaccaaattagaACTGGGAGATTTTGTTGTGAAG GTTAATCACAGAAAGTTATTAGATGGTATGTTTGCAGCATGTGGAGTACCTGATGATAAATTTAGAACAATTTGTTCCTCTGTAGATAAATTGGATAAG ACATTCTGGGATGATGTCAGATCTGAAATGATAGACGAGAAGTTTTTAGACCCAGCAGCAGCTGACAGAATCGGTACCTATGTTAAATTAAAAGGTGGACTAGATTTAATAGAAGCCTTACTGACTGATGAAGACCTCAAAAAACAGAAATCTGCAGTAGAGGGATTACAAGATCTGAAATTGTTattgaaatattgtgatttatttGGCATTTTAGACAAG gtatcttttgatttaagtttGGCCAGAGGATTAGATTATTATACAGGTGTTATTTATGAAGCTGTTCTACAAG GTTTTGCACACAAACCATCTGCTGGTTCAGATGAGGAGAGTGTGAGTGTAGGTAGTGTAGCTGGTGGAGGACGATATGATGGTCTGGTTGGTATGTTTGATCCCAAAGGAAGGAAGGTACCCTGTGTTGGTGTCAGTATTGGTATTGAAAGGGTTTTCTCAATACTGGAATCAAGAGCAACT TCTTCCAAAGTAAAAACCAGAACGACAGATACAGAAGTGTTTGTTGTATCAGCTCACAATGGTCTACTAGAAGATAGAATGAAACTGTGCAATGAATTATGGGAAGCTGATATAAAG aCTGAACAATCTTATAAGAAGAACCCAAAGTCATTAAGTCAGTTCCAGTATTGTGAGAGTAGTGGTATACCTATAGCTGTTATAATAGGTGCTAGTGAATTAGAGAAGAATATAGTAAAGTTAAGGATAGTGGAATCAAGAGAAGAG ATGGAAGTACCAAGAGAAAAAATGGTAGATGAAATTAGATCAACGTTGGCCAAGTTATCACAACAGAAGACACAGAATAATGCCTCTAGTTCATAA